A genomic region of Sulfobacillus acidophilus DSM 10332 contains the following coding sequences:
- a CDS encoding transcriptional regulator, HxlR family (PFAM: HxlR-like helix-turn-helix~COGs: COG1733 transcriptional regulator protein~InterPro IPR002577~KEGG: tro:trd_1362 hypothetical protein~PFAM: Helix-turn-helix, HxlR type~SPTR: Hypothetical conserved protein) — protein MIQDYQHIQCPIQRAATLVADVPTIVILRELRRGPRRFNDFVNVGLNPRTLTDRLQRLAQERIVERARYAEVPPRVEYRLTPKGQALFPILDALKAFADVWLPYVPDNTPTPEESPHETFKRSR, from the coding sequence ATGATTCAGGACTATCAGCACATTCAGTGCCCCATTCAGCGTGCTGCTACGCTGGTCGCCGATGTGCCAACGATTGTGATATTGCGGGAATTACGTCGAGGTCCGCGTCGGTTTAATGATTTTGTGAATGTCGGACTCAACCCGCGCACCCTGACCGATCGGCTACAGCGCCTGGCCCAAGAACGCATCGTGGAACGGGCGCGCTATGCGGAAGTGCCTCCGCGGGTAGAATATCGGTTGACCCCGAAAGGCCAGGCCTTGTTTCCGATATTAGACGCGTTAAAAGCCTTCGCTGACGTCTGGTTACCCTACGTCCCGGACAACACTCCTACGCCGGAGGAATCGCCTCATGAAACTTTTAAGCGTAGCCGCTAA
- a CDS encoding AAA ATPase (COGs: COG3910 ATPase~InterPro IPR003593~KEGG: bpf:BpOF4_18280 ABC transporter ATP-binding protein~SMART: ATPase, AAA+ type, core~SPTR: SMC domain protein) gives MVLINRGVFLKNIYLQEGSTETYPYNIPAFRGLAKIELTTAVTFLVGENGSGKSTLLEAIASAAGFNPEGGSRDHRFATVESPTGLENAIRLSWFPKATSGFFLRAESFFNFSSYLDEMAKDFPDKAYQAYGGKSLHRQSHGEAFFALFTHRFRNRGKALYLLDEPEAALSPARQLAFLRLMWDHEQRGQSQFLIATHSPILLGYPHATILTCDTQPLSVIAYEDTEHYRITKQFLLNREGVLKELFKPDPD, from the coding sequence ATGGTATTGATCAATCGAGGCGTGTTTCTTAAAAACATTTACCTCCAGGAAGGTTCGACCGAGACCTATCCGTATAATATTCCGGCATTTCGTGGCCTGGCCAAAATTGAGTTGACCACCGCCGTCACATTTTTAGTCGGGGAAAACGGCTCGGGCAAGTCGACTCTTCTCGAGGCGATTGCGTCGGCAGCGGGGTTTAATCCTGAAGGGGGCAGTCGTGATCATCGTTTTGCGACGGTTGAAAGCCCGACGGGATTAGAAAATGCGATTCGGCTTTCGTGGTTTCCCAAAGCCACGTCAGGATTTTTCTTACGGGCCGAAAGCTTTTTCAATTTTTCTTCGTACCTGGATGAAATGGCTAAGGATTTTCCCGATAAAGCCTATCAAGCTTATGGAGGGAAGTCACTCCATCGTCAATCGCACGGAGAAGCCTTCTTTGCCCTGTTTACCCATCGATTTCGTAACCGGGGAAAGGCGTTATATCTGTTGGATGAGCCGGAAGCCGCATTGTCCCCCGCGCGCCAACTCGCCTTTCTGCGTTTAATGTGGGACCACGAACAACGAGGGCAGTCCCAATTTCTTATTGCCACCCATTCGCCTATCTTGCTCGGCTATCCGCATGCCACCATTTTGACATGTGACACCCAACCCCTGTCCGTCATTGCCTATGAGGATACGGAACACTACAGGATTACCAAACAATTTCTTTTAAACCGTGAAGGCGTATTGAAAGAGCTGTTCAAGCCGGACCCCGATTAG
- a CDS encoding hypothetical protein (PFAM: DsrE/DsrF-like family~COGs: COG3370 conserved hypothetical protein~InterPro IPR009710~KEGG: afo:Afer_1366 protein of unknown function DUF1291~SPTR: Putative uncharacterized protein), translating into MAKIAFWITAGPELESKALANIVLAARLKQNRQQDIQVYFFGPGVQLAGNAEGPLKEAIQALNAASVPMAACPFNADQYGVSAPITAHGVEMEPAGEALVRLVNEGYQIIGV; encoded by the coding sequence ATGGCTAAAATCGCCTTTTGGATTACCGCCGGTCCCGAATTAGAAAGCAAAGCGTTGGCCAATATCGTGTTGGCGGCTCGGTTAAAACAAAATCGGCAGCAAGATATTCAAGTCTATTTTTTCGGGCCTGGTGTGCAACTGGCCGGTAATGCGGAGGGCCCTTTAAAAGAGGCGATCCAAGCCTTAAATGCGGCGTCGGTCCCCATGGCGGCCTGTCCCTTTAATGCAGACCAATATGGCGTCTCTGCACCGATTACGGCTCATGGGGTAGAGATGGAGCCGGCGGGAGAAGCCTTAGTACGACTTGTGAACGAAGGATATCAAATTATCGGCGTATAG
- a CDS encoding phosphoribosyltransferase (PFAM: Phosphoribosyl transferase domain~COGs: COG0503 Adenine/guanine phosphoribosyltransferase and related PRPP-binding protein~InterPro IPR000836~KEGG: ara:Arad_8020 adenine phosphoribosyltransferase~PFAM: Phosphoribosyltransferase~SPTR: Adenine phosphoribosyltransferase), whose protein sequence is MEPAYYTVNIGGTPEALPIIPTETGAIALLMVIDRGVHFGERIGRLLAERLAPYRPEIVMGTATLGIPVAIEVTRALGLDRYVIAQKSRKIHLASALSAPVQSTTTEGAQVLLLDQAYRPWMAGRRIVVVDDVAASGNSLKATLNLARQADAKVKAIGVILTEGYQWVETLGEDARHVHALGHIPRFTRHGHVAAPILESPPAGFPIFSDSSPPMSHQ, encoded by the coding sequence TTGGAACCGGCCTATTACACCGTAAATATTGGGGGAACGCCTGAAGCATTGCCCATCATCCCCACGGAAACAGGGGCGATTGCGTTATTGATGGTCATTGACCGGGGAGTACACTTTGGTGAGCGCATTGGCCGCTTACTAGCCGAACGTCTCGCCCCCTATCGTCCTGAAATCGTCATGGGTACCGCCACCTTAGGGATTCCGGTAGCCATTGAGGTTACCCGGGCGCTCGGTTTAGATCGATATGTCATTGCTCAAAAATCCCGGAAAATCCATCTGGCGTCCGCGCTGTCGGCTCCCGTCCAATCAACCACAACCGAGGGTGCACAAGTGCTGTTGCTTGATCAAGCCTATCGGCCTTGGATGGCAGGTCGTCGAATTGTAGTGGTTGATGATGTCGCCGCATCCGGTAATAGCCTGAAGGCGACCCTAAACTTAGCACGTCAAGCCGATGCAAAGGTCAAAGCCATCGGCGTCATTTTAACCGAAGGATATCAGTGGGTGGAAACCTTGGGAGAAGATGCCCGGCACGTCCACGCATTAGGCCATATTCCCCGATTTACGCGGCACGGGCATGTCGCGGCGCCGATTTTGGAATCGCCGCCCGCAGGCTTTCCGATCTTCTCGGATTCATCGCCGCCCATGAGCCATCAGTAA
- a CDS encoding Integrase catalytic region (PFAM: Integrase core domain~COGs: COG4584 Transposase and inactivated derivatives~InterPro IPR001584~KEGG: tmr:Tmar_0341 integrase~PFAM: Integrase, catalytic core~SPTR: Integrase catalytic region) — translation MKIRDLHEQGYRIREISRKTGMSRNTVKKYLRTDPVRRRRASRPAKLDPFKAYLNTQVAHGVTNGVRLFHEIRQQGYTGGYTLVKNYLQPRRPARTPQAVRRFDTEPGQQAQVDFGFFGYDDVAGRPQKLWLFVMVLSHSRMTYAEFGTTADGTAVIRGLVHAFQYFGGRPRDVLFDHRKPVVQGRDENGDVVWTPRFLDAALALGFHPRACRPYRAQTKGRVERTMGYIRHHFWPGRTFTDLADLNRQLLQWLDTVANVRPHGTIQERPLDRLATEHLEPLPDPARWAPYLLETRTVSRDGFVAYGGSRYGVPWTVAGQPITVEDCGDRLVFRVDGVMVAEHPRAPVPGSVNPLRDQWHSLPQTDPVPTRTGRAQQIPTPDVEVRDLEEYARIGGTISCSR, via the coding sequence ATGAAGATCCGTGATCTTCACGAACAAGGATATCGTATCCGGGAAATCAGTCGCAAGACGGGCATGTCCCGCAATACCGTTAAGAAATATTTGCGGACCGATCCGGTCCGCCGACGCCGGGCCTCCAGACCAGCGAAACTCGACCCCTTTAAGGCGTATTTGAACACACAAGTGGCACACGGGGTCACCAACGGCGTCCGACTGTTTCATGAGATTCGGCAGCAAGGCTATACCGGAGGATATACGCTCGTCAAGAACTATCTCCAACCGCGCCGGCCGGCGCGGACCCCTCAGGCGGTCAGGCGGTTTGACACCGAGCCGGGCCAGCAGGCGCAAGTGGACTTTGGATTCTTTGGTTACGACGATGTCGCGGGTCGGCCTCAGAAGCTCTGGCTCTTTGTGATGGTCTTAAGCCATTCGCGCATGACCTATGCGGAGTTCGGGACCACTGCGGACGGCACGGCGGTTATCCGGGGGCTCGTGCATGCCTTTCAATACTTTGGGGGTCGTCCGCGGGATGTGCTCTTTGACCACAGGAAACCGGTGGTACAAGGACGCGATGAGAACGGCGACGTCGTCTGGACGCCGCGGTTTCTGGACGCCGCCCTCGCGTTGGGCTTCCACCCCCGCGCCTGTCGCCCGTACCGGGCTCAGACCAAGGGGCGTGTGGAACGGACGATGGGATATATTCGGCATCACTTTTGGCCGGGCCGCACGTTCACCGATCTGGCCGACCTGAATCGTCAGCTGCTGCAATGGTTGGACACCGTCGCGAACGTGCGACCGCATGGCACGATCCAGGAGCGACCCCTCGATCGTCTGGCGACCGAACACCTGGAACCACTCCCGGATCCGGCCCGATGGGCTCCGTACCTCCTCGAAACCCGGACAGTGAGCCGGGATGGGTTCGTCGCCTATGGCGGGAGTCGATATGGCGTGCCCTGGACGGTTGCGGGACAACCCATTACGGTGGAAGACTGCGGCGACCGCCTGGTGTTTCGGGTCGATGGCGTGATGGTGGCCGAACATCCCCGGGCACCCGTCCCCGGCAGCGTGAATCCCCTTCGCGATCAATGGCACAGCCTACCGCAGACGGATCCGGTTCCGACCCGTACGGGTCGGGCGCAACAGATTCCAACCCCGGATGTCGAAGTTCGCGATCTCGAAGAATACGCCCGGATTGGAGGGACGATTTCATGTTCCCGCTAG
- a CDS encoding AIG2 family protein (PFAM: AIG2-like family~InterPro IPR009288~PFAM: AIG2-like) yields MVEEDSRLTTIPWLFVYGTLRRDNSHHHLLSPFSIEFVGVGMVYGETRIIDAYRHLFLNRCQVAGPVVWGEIYRLPPQLEARSALWAALDAWEEYDPRSPDQGPYRCEPIRVRLWDPESWITAWAYVTNYRRARPSIK; encoded by the coding sequence ATGGTTGAAGAAGACTCGCGGTTAACGACGATTCCGTGGCTTTTTGTTTACGGCACCCTACGTCGTGACAATTCTCACCATCACCTACTCAGTCCGTTTTCAATCGAGTTTGTCGGCGTAGGCATGGTTTATGGCGAAACGCGGATCATTGACGCATATCGTCACCTGTTTCTCAATCGCTGCCAGGTTGCCGGACCCGTCGTGTGGGGCGAAATTTATCGACTCCCCCCTCAGTTGGAAGCTCGTTCCGCGCTTTGGGCGGCATTGGACGCTTGGGAAGAATATGACCCTCGAAGTCCAGACCAAGGGCCTTATCGATGTGAGCCCATTCGAGTCCGTTTATGGGATCCGGAATCTTGGATTACCGCTTGGGCTTATGTCACGAATTATCGGCGCGCACGCCCATCAATCAAATAG
- a CDS encoding major facilitator superfamily MFS_1 (PFAM: Major Facilitator Superfamily~InterPro IPR011701~KEGG: chl:Chy400_3302 major facilitator superfamily protein~PFAM: Major facilitator superfamily MFS-1~SPTR: Major facilitator superfamily MFS_1) has product MSQSGGSRIALVWLTVAELLAMSVWFSATAVSGAIGKAWHLSSGATTWLTATVPLGFVGGALFSATIGLADRVPPRRLISLGAAGAALTTALVAGFPQGGIVPYLLRVMTGAFLSVVYPVAVQWIAEWFPHQRGLAVAILIGGLTLGSAFPHVLTGLPMMRQWPTVLMTSGGLAAFGGLIVWQMIPRSRTWVKPPPFRWNHLRRVIQNRPVMWANIGYWGHMWELYAMWAWLPAFLLASWRIDWSGEQLRQVAGVASFMAIGVAGFGGALLGGWAAERWGRTVTTMVAMAVSGTMAMVIGLTYRSDPIGTFVLALCWGASVIADSAQFSAAVTELSSPASKGSALTLQMAVGYLVTILSIDFVGWAVQKVGWHWAFTALALGPLIGIWGMFRLRRRPESLLMAHGRR; this is encoded by the coding sequence TTGTCGCAGTCGGGAGGATCGAGGATAGCGCTGGTTTGGCTTACCGTGGCAGAACTTTTAGCCATGAGCGTGTGGTTTAGTGCGACCGCGGTGTCGGGAGCCATCGGGAAAGCCTGGCATCTCTCCAGTGGGGCTACAACCTGGTTGACGGCCACGGTACCCCTAGGGTTCGTAGGTGGGGCGCTTTTTAGTGCCACCATTGGATTGGCTGATCGGGTGCCTCCGCGACGTTTGATCAGTCTCGGAGCCGCGGGGGCGGCTCTCACCACCGCGTTGGTAGCCGGCTTTCCTCAAGGAGGCATTGTGCCGTATCTCCTGAGAGTGATGACGGGCGCTTTTCTGTCTGTCGTTTATCCCGTAGCGGTACAGTGGATTGCTGAATGGTTTCCACACCAACGGGGATTAGCGGTAGCGATTCTCATTGGCGGGCTTACTTTGGGATCGGCATTTCCGCACGTGTTGACGGGATTGCCGATGATGCGGCAATGGCCAACGGTGCTCATGACCAGCGGCGGGCTTGCGGCATTCGGGGGTCTCATTGTATGGCAGATGATTCCCCGCTCCCGGACCTGGGTTAAGCCCCCGCCCTTTCGGTGGAACCACCTGCGCCGGGTCATACAAAATCGGCCCGTTATGTGGGCGAATATCGGGTATTGGGGCCATATGTGGGAACTTTACGCCATGTGGGCGTGGTTGCCGGCTTTCCTGCTGGCTAGCTGGCGGATCGATTGGTCGGGCGAGCAGTTAAGGCAAGTCGCCGGTGTGGCCAGTTTTATGGCTATTGGCGTCGCCGGGTTTGGGGGTGCCCTTTTAGGAGGATGGGCAGCCGAACGATGGGGCCGCACGGTCACGACCATGGTGGCCATGGCGGTTAGCGGGACGATGGCTATGGTCATCGGATTGACCTATCGATCAGATCCGATCGGCACGTTCGTTCTCGCGCTTTGTTGGGGGGCGAGCGTGATTGCGGACTCGGCACAGTTTTCGGCTGCGGTGACGGAATTGAGTTCGCCCGCCTCGAAGGGAAGTGCGCTTACCCTTCAAATGGCGGTAGGCTATCTGGTTACCATATTGTCGATTGATTTTGTGGGGTGGGCCGTTCAAAAGGTAGGATGGCATTGGGCGTTTACGGCATTGGCACTCGGCCCTCTTATAGGAATTTGGGGGATGTTCCGCTTACGACGACGACCGGAATCCTTACTGATGGCTCATGGGCGGCGATGA
- a CDS encoding IstB transposition helper protein (PFAM: IstB-like ATP binding protein~COGs: COG1484 DNA replication protein~InterPro IPR003593:IPR002611~KEGG: chy:CHY_1116 ISChy4, transposition helper protein~PFAM: IstB-like ATP-binding protein~SMART: ATPase, AAA+ type, core~SPTR: IstB transposition helper protein) codes for MFPLEQVHQQREMLGLLDAGAVLENRLDQASHENLSYVEFLHGLLQVELQARRERYLKARLRLAHFPAIKRLEDFDWTFQPSIDMRQIQSLASLAFVAEATNILFLGPPGVGKSHLAISLGLKAVEAGFGAYFVTADRLLQDLEKAYHEHRLDRRMRVYLAPKVLIVDEFGYLPLSRVAATLFFQLVSARYERGSFILTSNKGFADWGDVLGDPVIATAILDRLLHHSHVVNIRGDSYRLKDKKRAGVWTAPAIPASPGDSAGGSNSVGASGSNLDRR; via the coding sequence ATGTTCCCGCTAGAACAGGTTCATCAACAACGGGAAATGTTGGGGTTGCTGGATGCCGGAGCCGTCCTCGAGAATCGTTTAGACCAGGCTAGTCACGAGAATCTCTCGTATGTGGAGTTCCTCCATGGCCTCCTGCAGGTGGAACTCCAAGCTCGACGGGAACGCTATCTTAAAGCCCGATTACGGCTGGCCCATTTTCCCGCGATCAAACGGTTAGAAGACTTTGATTGGACCTTCCAACCGTCCATTGATATGCGGCAAATCCAGTCTCTGGCTTCATTGGCCTTCGTGGCGGAAGCCACGAACATTCTCTTCCTCGGACCTCCCGGGGTGGGAAAGTCCCACCTCGCGATATCCTTGGGCCTCAAGGCCGTCGAAGCCGGATTCGGCGCGTACTTTGTCACCGCCGACCGCCTCTTACAGGATCTGGAGAAGGCGTATCATGAACATCGATTAGACCGGCGCATGCGGGTTTACCTCGCACCTAAGGTGCTGATCGTCGACGAATTTGGCTACCTGCCCTTATCGCGGGTAGCCGCGACGCTCTTCTTTCAACTCGTCTCCGCTCGCTACGAGCGGGGGAGTTTCATTCTGACCTCGAACAAGGGGTTTGCCGATTGGGGCGACGTCTTGGGGGATCCCGTCATCGCCACGGCCATTTTGGATCGATTGCTGCACCATTCCCATGTGGTGAACATCCGCGGGGACAGCTACCGACTGAAAGACAAGAAACGGGCTGGCGTGTGGACTGCGCCAGCCATCCCCGCATCCCCGGGAGATTCCGCCGGTGGGTCAAATTCGGTTGGCGCAAGTGGATCAAATTTAGATCGGCGTTGA
- a CDS encoding Methyltransferase type 11 (PFAM: Methyltransferase domain~COGs: COG2227 2-polyprenyl-3-methyl-5-hydroxy-6-metoxy-1 4-benzoquinol methylase~InterPro IPR013216~KEGG: afr:AFE_0077 hypothetical protein~PFAM: Methyltransferase type 11~SPTR: Putative uncharacterized protein): MLYAQLPDMFHQMPGRWDVMRCLQCDLHWVHPMPHPDVLAELYVNYHTHFQRASVFQRLMVATAVQYRLFSWRLIRAMFKGWLGKSRIGHYLTATLGTPTSLETIRLLDVGAGNGWFVRLMTDLGWEAWGVEPDPTAAHDAETRAKVPVISASFDAALFPPSTWDVITFRHVFEHLPDPVSTIKAADTLLKPGGRLVILCTNTASIGARQFQDEWRGWEVPRHVFMYNPSNLARLVTTAGSFTIEVLETVLTPTLK, translated from the coding sequence GTGTTGTATGCGCAACTACCCGATATGTTTCACCAAATGCCTGGCCGCTGGGATGTTATGCGGTGCCTACAGTGTGATTTGCACTGGGTGCATCCGATGCCTCACCCCGATGTCCTAGCAGAACTCTATGTAAATTACCATACGCATTTTCAGCGTGCCAGCGTGTTCCAACGGCTTATGGTGGCGACGGCCGTCCAATACCGCCTGTTTTCCTGGCGCCTTATTCGAGCCATGTTCAAAGGGTGGCTTGGGAAGTCTCGTATAGGGCACTATTTGACGGCAACCTTGGGTACGCCGACGTCACTTGAGACGATCCGTTTACTGGACGTGGGGGCCGGGAATGGATGGTTTGTCCGTTTGATGACCGATCTGGGATGGGAGGCATGGGGAGTTGAGCCGGACCCGACAGCGGCTCACGATGCGGAAACAAGGGCCAAGGTTCCGGTTATATCCGCGTCGTTTGATGCTGCGTTGTTTCCGCCTTCCACATGGGATGTAATTACGTTTCGACATGTGTTCGAACATCTCCCGGATCCGGTTTCCACCATCAAGGCCGCCGACACGTTATTGAAACCGGGTGGGCGTCTTGTGATTTTATGTACAAACACGGCTAGTATTGGCGCTCGACAATTCCAAGATGAATGGCGTGGGTGGGAAGTACCGCGACATGTGTTCATGTACAATCCTTCCAACTTGGCACGTCTGGTGACCACGGCAGGGTCGTTTACCATTGAAGTGTTGGAGACAGTGTTAACGCCAACATTAAAATGA